A part of Tessaracoccus timonensis genomic DNA contains:
- a CDS encoding phosphotransferase, which produces MSFDAKPAPGTPCPPTIAQWAAAHHYDVAAVVWQGPTGAVTAKLVRDDHPDVFAKHCDEDPINEAERLSWLHGRFASPAIVDYAEYADGFVLATMALQGSSAISDRWHDDSRRVAAAVGEGLARLHALDPTECLFDPPSWITDDVGEHVVILHGNPVVSNALLTDDGAFAGFVGVGQLGPGDSWADLAVASSSLTEHFGLDAARELFASYGVQPDEDRCRHYLSQREH; this is translated from the coding sequence ATGTCTTTCGACGCGAAACCCGCACCCGGAACGCCCTGCCCGCCCACCATCGCGCAGTGGGCCGCCGCGCACCACTACGACGTGGCAGCAGTGGTGTGGCAAGGCCCAACGGGAGCCGTCACCGCCAAGCTCGTGCGCGACGACCACCCCGACGTGTTCGCCAAGCACTGCGATGAGGATCCCATCAACGAGGCCGAGCGGCTGTCCTGGCTGCACGGACGGTTCGCGTCCCCCGCTATCGTCGATTACGCCGAGTATGCCGATGGGTTCGTGCTCGCAACGATGGCGCTGCAGGGCAGCTCGGCGATCTCCGACAGATGGCACGACGATTCCCGACGCGTGGCTGCCGCCGTCGGCGAAGGGCTCGCGCGGCTGCATGCCCTCGACCCCACGGAGTGCTTGTTCGACCCTCCGTCATGGATCACCGACGACGTGGGCGAGCACGTCGTGATTCTCCACGGCAACCCCGTGGTGTCGAACGCGCTACTCACCGACGATGGCGCATTCGCCGGCTTCGTCGGCGTCGGGCAGCTGGGTCCCGGCGATTCGTGGGCTGACCTGGCCGTCGCATCGTCCTCGCTCACGGAGCACTTCGGGCTGGATGCCGCACGCGAATTGTTCGCGTCCTACGGCGTCCAGCCCGATGAAGACCGCTGTCGGCACTACCTCAGCCAGCGGGAGCACTGA
- the dxr gene encoding 1-deoxy-D-xylulose-5-phosphate reductoisomerase encodes MRTVVLLGSTGSIGTQTLDVISTRRNQFQVVGLSASGGNITTLAQQVVEFEPECVALSRADKLDELREAIAAESQQRGIAPHEPEFLVGPDASTRLARRECDVVVNAITGAAGLEPTLAALEQGTTLALANKESLVIGGKLVTSAAKPGQIVAVDSEHSAFAQALRSGRGEEVRRLILTASGGPFRGRTRAELQAVTPEQAMAHPTWNMGRVITINSSTLVNKGLELLEAALLYDVDLDDIVVTVHPQSVVHSMVEFWDGSTIAQASPPDMRLPIGLALTWPDRLEGSAEPCDWSRAAQWTFEPLDDATFPAVELARRAGKAGGTAPAVFNAANEACVDAFCDGRLSFLGITDTIARCLDEHLANGHVSDDALTLNDVLAADQWGRARAAALAGEGQ; translated from the coding sequence GTGCGTACTGTAGTTCTCCTCGGATCCACCGGCTCGATCGGTACCCAAACCCTCGACGTCATCTCCACCAGGCGAAACCAGTTTCAGGTGGTGGGTCTGTCGGCATCGGGCGGGAACATCACGACGCTCGCCCAGCAGGTCGTCGAATTCGAGCCCGAGTGCGTGGCACTCTCGCGCGCCGACAAGCTCGACGAGCTGCGCGAGGCGATTGCTGCGGAGAGCCAGCAGCGCGGCATCGCGCCGCACGAACCGGAGTTTCTCGTCGGCCCGGACGCGTCGACGCGCCTGGCCCGCCGGGAATGCGACGTGGTTGTGAACGCCATCACCGGGGCAGCCGGCCTCGAGCCGACGCTCGCAGCCCTCGAGCAGGGAACGACGCTGGCGCTGGCGAATAAGGAGTCCCTGGTCATCGGCGGGAAGCTCGTCACGTCGGCAGCGAAGCCGGGGCAGATCGTCGCCGTCGATTCTGAACACTCCGCCTTCGCGCAGGCATTGCGCAGCGGTCGGGGTGAGGAGGTGCGTCGGCTCATCCTCACGGCCAGTGGCGGGCCGTTCCGCGGGCGTACCCGGGCTGAGTTGCAGGCGGTCACCCCGGAGCAGGCCATGGCGCATCCGACCTGGAATATGGGGCGGGTTATCACCATCAATTCATCCACGCTGGTGAACAAGGGGCTCGAGCTGCTTGAAGCGGCGCTGCTCTACGACGTCGACCTCGACGACATCGTCGTGACGGTGCATCCGCAGTCGGTGGTGCACTCGATGGTGGAGTTTTGGGACGGCTCGACGATCGCCCAGGCCTCGCCGCCTGACATGCGCCTGCCCATCGGGTTGGCGCTCACCTGGCCCGACCGCCTCGAAGGATCCGCTGAGCCCTGCGACTGGTCGCGTGCTGCGCAGTGGACGTTCGAACCCCTCGACGACGCCACCTTCCCGGCGGTCGAACTCGCTCGGCGCGCTGGCAAGGCCGGAGGCACTGCTCCGGCGGTGTTCAACGCGGCCAACGAGGCCTGCGTCGACGCCTTCTGCGACGGCCGCCTGTCGTTCCTCGGTATCACTGACACCATCGCCCGATGCCTCGACGAGCACCTCGCAAACGGGCATGTGAGCGACGATGCCCTCACCCTCAACGACGTGCTCGCCGCCGATCAGTGGGGACGCGCCCGCGCCGCGGCACTCGCGGGGGAGGGCCAGTGA
- a CDS encoding RIP metalloprotease, producing the protein MSALIIVGLAVLFFALIMASIALHEIGHLVPAKIFGVKVTEYFVGFGKRIWSTRRGETEYGLKWIPLGGYVRLVGMYPPARPGQRRNWLARMADDARAAEWDEITPEDDGRLVYQQKTWKKIIIMLGGPAMNILLAFLIFLSINLFHGMAVSTTTVAAVSECVVAANRSDTTCRDDDPPTPAREAGIQPGDVIVAFNQHEVSNWEQVSQLIRENRDGEALITVLRGGERIELPTVHTRLNHVPDQLDPTRTVEAGFLGVTPTREMRRGGPGETVDLMWTMTKQSTVALASLPVRVYNVAADMVTGKPRDVNSPLSIVGASRIAGEIGADESLSWGDKAATWFSLLGSVNLFVALLNLVPLLPLDGGHIAGAIIEWLRRQWCKLRGKPDPGPLDTAKGLPMIFIVGGLLLICGLVLIVADLVSPLQLQ; encoded by the coding sequence GTGAGCGCACTCATCATCGTCGGGCTGGCCGTTCTGTTCTTCGCCCTCATCATGGCCTCAATCGCGCTGCATGAGATTGGGCACCTCGTTCCGGCCAAAATCTTCGGCGTGAAAGTCACCGAATACTTCGTTGGCTTCGGTAAACGCATCTGGTCTACGCGCCGGGGCGAAACTGAATACGGCCTCAAATGGATCCCATTGGGCGGCTACGTCAGGCTCGTCGGCATGTATCCGCCTGCGCGTCCAGGCCAGCGCAGAAACTGGCTCGCGCGCATGGCCGACGACGCGCGCGCCGCCGAGTGGGACGAGATCACGCCGGAGGACGACGGCCGCCTCGTCTACCAGCAGAAGACGTGGAAAAAGATCATCATCATGCTGGGTGGGCCAGCCATGAACATCCTGCTGGCCTTCCTCATCTTCCTCAGCATCAACCTGTTCCACGGCATGGCCGTGTCGACGACGACGGTCGCCGCCGTGAGCGAGTGCGTCGTCGCTGCCAATCGCTCCGACACCACGTGCCGCGACGACGACCCGCCCACCCCCGCACGCGAGGCCGGTATCCAGCCGGGCGACGTGATCGTCGCGTTCAACCAGCACGAGGTCTCGAACTGGGAGCAGGTGAGTCAACTCATCCGCGAGAACCGCGACGGTGAAGCCCTCATCACGGTGCTGCGCGGCGGCGAGCGCATTGAGCTCCCGACGGTGCACACGCGCCTCAACCACGTCCCAGACCAGCTCGATCCGACGCGCACCGTCGAGGCAGGCTTCCTCGGGGTGACCCCGACGCGCGAGATGCGCCGCGGCGGGCCGGGGGAGACCGTCGACCTCATGTGGACGATGACGAAGCAATCCACCGTGGCGCTCGCGAGCCTGCCCGTCAGGGTGTACAACGTGGCTGCGGACATGGTGACCGGCAAGCCGCGCGACGTGAACTCACCGCTGTCCATCGTCGGTGCATCGCGGATTGCGGGGGAGATCGGCGCCGACGAGTCGCTGTCGTGGGGCGACAAGGCCGCAACCTGGTTCTCGCTGTTGGGCTCGGTGAACCTTTTCGTCGCGTTGTTGAACCTCGTCCCGCTGCTGCCGCTCGACGGCGGGCACATCGCTGGGGCGATCATCGAGTGGCTGCGTAGGCAGTGGTGCAAGCTGCGCGGGAAACCAGATCCGGGCCCGCTCGATACGGCCAAGGGATTGCCCATGATCTTCATCGTCGGCGGATTGCTGCTGATCTGCGGGCTGGTGTTGATCGTCGCAGACCTTGTGTCGCCGTTGCAGCTGCAGTGA
- the ispG gene encoding flavodoxin-dependent (E)-4-hydroxy-3-methylbut-2-enyl-diphosphate synthase, whose translation MTVSLGMPAPAPVTISPRRNSRQIRVGKVLVGGDAPVSVQSMCTTKTTDINATLQQIAELTAAGCDIVRVACPSQDDADVLHIIAKKSQIPVIADIHFQPRYVFQAIEAGCAAVRVNPGNIRKFDDQVAEIAKAAEDAGVSIRIGVNAGSLDKRLLDKYGAPTAEALVESAMWEASLFEEVGFRDFKISVKHNDPVVMVQAYQQLAEQCDYPLHLGVTEAGPAFQGTIKSSVAFGALLSQGIGDTIRVSLSAPPVEEVKVGVKILESLNLRPRKLDIVSCPSCGRAQVDVFTLAEQVTEGLEGLEAPLRVAVMGCVVNGPGEAREADLGVASGNGKGQIFVKGEVIKTVPEEDIVETLLAEARRIADEMGEVGSPQVSVS comes from the coding sequence ATGACCGTGAGCCTTGGCATGCCAGCACCCGCACCAGTCACCATCAGCCCCCGACGCAATTCCCGGCAGATTCGGGTCGGGAAGGTGCTCGTGGGCGGCGACGCACCCGTATCCGTGCAGTCCATGTGCACGACGAAGACCACCGACATCAACGCCACGCTGCAGCAGATTGCTGAGCTGACGGCCGCGGGCTGCGACATCGTCCGTGTCGCTTGCCCCAGTCAAGACGATGCCGACGTGTTGCACATCATTGCGAAGAAGTCGCAGATTCCGGTGATCGCTGACATCCATTTCCAGCCCCGCTACGTGTTTCAGGCCATTGAAGCGGGGTGCGCGGCCGTGCGCGTCAACCCGGGCAACATCCGAAAGTTCGACGATCAGGTGGCCGAGATCGCGAAGGCGGCCGAGGACGCGGGCGTGTCCATCCGCATTGGCGTGAACGCCGGGTCGCTCGATAAGCGCCTGCTCGATAAGTACGGGGCGCCGACGGCGGAAGCCCTCGTCGAATCCGCGATGTGGGAGGCCTCGCTGTTCGAAGAGGTGGGCTTCCGAGACTTCAAGATCTCCGTGAAGCACAACGACCCGGTGGTCATGGTGCAGGCCTACCAGCAGTTGGCAGAACAGTGCGATTACCCGCTGCACCTCGGCGTGACGGAGGCTGGCCCGGCATTCCAGGGCACCATCAAATCGTCCGTCGCGTTCGGCGCGCTGCTCAGCCAGGGCATCGGCGACACCATCCGCGTGTCGCTCTCCGCGCCGCCGGTTGAGGAAGTCAAGGTGGGCGTCAAGATTCTGGAGTCGCTGAACCTTCGCCCACGCAAGCTCGACATCGTCAGCTGCCCGTCGTGCGGGCGCGCGCAGGTTGACGTCTTCACCCTGGCCGAGCAGGTGACCGAGGGCCTCGAAGGGCTTGAGGCTCCGCTGCGCGTGGCCGTGATGGGCTGCGTCGTTAACGGCCCCGGCGAGGCTCGCGAGGCTGACCTCGGCGTCGCCTCTGGTAACGGGAAGGGGCAGATCTTCGTGAAGGGCGAGGTCATCAAGACCGTCCCGGAGGAGGACATCGTTGAGACGCTGCTGGCCGAAGCGCGGCGCATTGCTGACGAGATGGGCGAGGTTGGCAGCCCGCAGGTGTCGGTGTCCTGA
- a CDS encoding DUF4081 domain-containing GNAT family N-acetyltransferase: MAGRLRVLRSDEANRALAFLESSPYENLFLTSRIGQAGEDRRRLGRLLAYFDRDDQIRGICLDGGTIFVTTTDPAALPLFVDELGDFRRATSIVGPSFAALGLFTGLSQRFGQMWSTCSNVRRKQPLMVLDEPAAVDGDPRVQQLDESVFQAYLDASVDMYTGEIGSSPFKYGPGYETFVLERLRQGDAYGIVEDGEVIFKADLGPRHRNQVQLQGVWVRPNLRGQGLSTRALAQMMALVQRRYPVVSLYVNDFNVPALRSYERLGFRTVGSLSTVHY; this comes from the coding sequence ATGGCTGGACGGCTCCGCGTTCTGCGCTCCGACGAGGCGAATCGGGCCTTGGCGTTCCTCGAGTCGTCGCCGTACGAGAACCTCTTTCTCACGTCCCGAATTGGGCAGGCCGGCGAGGATCGTCGACGCCTAGGCAGGCTGCTTGCGTACTTCGACCGCGACGATCAGATTCGCGGCATCTGCCTCGACGGCGGAACCATCTTCGTCACTACCACCGACCCCGCAGCGCTGCCGTTGTTCGTCGATGAGCTCGGAGATTTTCGTCGGGCGACGTCGATCGTCGGCCCCAGCTTCGCCGCGCTCGGGCTGTTCACGGGGTTGTCGCAGCGGTTCGGTCAGATGTGGAGCACCTGCAGCAATGTTCGTCGCAAGCAGCCGCTCATGGTGCTCGACGAGCCGGCCGCCGTCGACGGTGACCCGCGAGTGCAGCAGCTCGACGAGAGCGTGTTCCAGGCGTATCTCGATGCTTCTGTAGACATGTACACCGGAGAGATTGGCTCGTCGCCATTTAAGTACGGCCCAGGCTACGAAACCTTCGTGCTTGAGCGTCTCCGCCAAGGCGACGCCTACGGCATCGTCGAGGATGGCGAGGTGATCTTCAAGGCTGACCTCGGCCCCCGCCACCGCAACCAAGTGCAGCTGCAGGGTGTGTGGGTGCGTCCCAATCTGCGAGGGCAGGGCCTCTCGACGCGCGCGCTGGCGCAGATGATGGCGCTCGTGCAGCGGCGCTACCCGGTGGTGTCGCTGTACGTGAACGACTTCAACGTGCCTGCCTTGCGTAGCTACGAGCGGCTGGGTTTCCGTACCGTCGGCAGCCTCTCGACAGTGCATTATTGA
- a CDS encoding proline--tRNA ligase — protein MITRLSSLFVRTLRDDPAEAEVASHKLLVRAGYVRRAAPGIYSWLPLGWIVLRKVEAIVREEMDAIGAQEVHFPALLPREPYEATGRWTDYGDNLFRLQDRRKVDMLLGPTHEEMFTLLVKDLYNSYKDLPLHLYQIQTKYRDEARPRAGLLRGREFVMKDSYSFDVTDEGLEASYQLHRQAYQRIFDRLGLEYVIVSAMAGAMGGSASEEFLAVSPIGEDTFVRSPGGYAANVEAVRIPAPEPLSLDGIPAAQVHPTPDSATIETLVDQANSLFPRDDRPWEAADTLKNVVVMLAHPDGTREPLVIGLPGDRSVDEKRLEAAVAPAEVQDFGDEDFRNNPALVKGYIGPVMDGEKILGEESQSKIRYLCDPRVVTGTRWLTGANIDGHHVVDLTVGRDFTPDGVIDVAEVREGDPSPDGSGPLTLERGIEMGHIFQLGRRYAEALGLKVLDENGKLVTVTMGSYGIGVSRAIAAVAEATHDELGLCWPLELAPFQVQVVATGKDAAVFEEAERIATALDERGVEVLYDDRKASPGVKFKDAELMGMPIIVVVGRALADGIVELRDRRAGEKREIPVENIVDEAYALARP, from the coding sequence GTGATTACTCGACTTTCTTCGCTCTTCGTTCGCACACTGCGCGACGACCCAGCCGAGGCTGAGGTTGCCAGCCACAAGCTGCTCGTGAGGGCTGGCTATGTTCGCCGCGCCGCTCCGGGAATCTACTCGTGGCTCCCGCTCGGGTGGATAGTGCTGCGCAAGGTGGAAGCCATCGTGCGCGAGGAAATGGATGCGATCGGGGCGCAGGAGGTGCACTTCCCGGCGCTCCTGCCGCGTGAACCCTACGAAGCCACCGGGCGGTGGACCGACTACGGCGATAACCTCTTCCGCCTGCAGGACCGCCGCAAGGTGGACATGCTGCTCGGGCCCACGCACGAGGAAATGTTCACCCTGCTGGTGAAGGACCTCTACAACTCGTACAAAGACCTGCCGCTGCACCTGTACCAGATTCAGACGAAGTACCGCGACGAGGCCCGGCCCAGGGCTGGCTTGCTGCGCGGGCGTGAGTTCGTGATGAAGGATTCGTACTCCTTCGACGTCACCGACGAAGGGCTCGAGGCCAGCTACCAGCTGCACCGTCAGGCATATCAGCGCATCTTCGACCGGCTCGGCCTCGAGTACGTCATCGTTTCCGCGATGGCGGGCGCGATGGGTGGGTCCGCGTCGGAGGAATTCCTGGCCGTCTCGCCCATCGGCGAGGACACGTTCGTCCGCTCACCGGGTGGCTACGCCGCGAACGTCGAAGCCGTGCGCATTCCCGCACCCGAACCGCTCTCGCTCGACGGTATCCCCGCCGCGCAGGTGCATCCCACCCCGGATTCCGCGACGATTGAGACGCTCGTCGACCAGGCCAACTCGCTGTTCCCGCGTGACGACAGGCCGTGGGAGGCCGCCGACACGCTGAAGAACGTCGTCGTCATGCTGGCGCACCCCGACGGCACCCGCGAGCCCCTCGTCATCGGGCTGCCGGGCGACCGCTCCGTCGACGAGAAGCGCCTCGAAGCCGCCGTCGCGCCCGCAGAGGTGCAGGACTTCGGCGACGAGGACTTCCGCAACAATCCAGCGCTGGTCAAGGGCTACATCGGCCCCGTGATGGACGGCGAGAAGATTCTGGGCGAGGAATCGCAGTCGAAGATCCGCTACCTGTGTGACCCGCGCGTGGTGACGGGTACGCGCTGGCTGACCGGCGCCAACATCGACGGGCATCACGTGGTCGACCTCACCGTCGGACGCGATTTCACGCCCGACGGCGTGATTGATGTGGCCGAAGTGCGCGAAGGCGACCCCTCACCCGACGGATCCGGTCCGCTCACGCTTGAGCGCGGCATCGAGATGGGGCACATCTTCCAGCTCGGCCGCCGCTATGCCGAGGCGCTCGGGCTGAAGGTGCTCGACGAGAACGGCAAGCTCGTGACGGTCACCATGGGCTCGTACGGCATCGGCGTCTCGCGCGCCATCGCCGCCGTCGCCGAAGCCACCCACGACGAGCTCGGCCTGTGCTGGCCGCTCGAGTTGGCTCCGTTCCAGGTGCAGGTGGTGGCGACGGGCAAGGACGCAGCGGTATTCGAGGAGGCCGAGCGCATCGCGACGGCGCTCGACGAGCGCGGCGTCGAGGTGCTCTACGACGACCGCAAGGCCAGCCCCGGCGTGAAGTTCAAGGATGCCGAGCTCATGGGCATGCCCATCATCGTGGTGGTCGGGCGCGCGTTGGCCGACGGCATCGTCGAGCTACGTGACCGACGCGCGGGGGAGAAGCGTGAGATCCCCGTCGAGAACATCGTCGACGAAGCCTACGCGCTCGCTCGTCCGTAG
- the rimP gene encoding ribosome maturation factor RimP, translating to MQERTVAEVVEPILAEYKLELDALDVTPVGKRSVLRITVDGEGPEGRGPLLDDIAEASQAVSAALDASSVMGERAYTLELSSRGVSKPLTELKHFRRNTGRLVKLWLTDSEVTGRIVGVDADAVVVDVDGTQATYPLSEVRKAVTQIEMNRKGA from the coding sequence ATGCAGGAACGAACCGTAGCCGAGGTGGTAGAACCCATCTTGGCTGAGTACAAACTGGAGCTCGACGCGCTCGACGTCACACCAGTAGGTAAGCGCTCGGTGCTGCGCATCACCGTCGACGGTGAAGGCCCCGAGGGGCGTGGTCCGCTGCTCGACGACATCGCCGAAGCCTCGCAGGCCGTCTCGGCGGCACTCGATGCGAGTTCCGTGATGGGAGAGCGGGCATACACCCTCGAGCTGTCGAGCCGTGGTGTTTCGAAGCCGCTCACTGAGCTGAAGCACTTCCGCCGCAACACCGGGCGGCTGGTGAAGCTGTGGCTCACTGATTCCGAGGTCACCGGTCGTATCGTCGGGGTGGATGCCGACGCGGTGGTCGTCGACGTCGACGGCACCCAAGCGACGTACCCGCTCAGTGAGGTGCGCAAGGCCGTCACTCAGATTGAGATGAACCGGAAGGGAGCCTGA
- the nusA gene encoding transcription termination factor NusA: MDIDMAALRAIERDRDIPTEYLLKTLEDAILNAYTKTDNALRGVKIDIDRKTGKVSVLAPEFGDDDEIIGYFDDTPEDFGRVAASTARQVITQRIREAEDDQKFGHFSGVEGDIVTGVIQQDRDSKTVRVDLGSLEAIMPLAEQSPGEDYSHGRRLRVFIVSVRRDPSGPQVVVSRTHPNLVKKLFAMEVPEIADGIVEIKEIAREAGHRTKIAVVSNNPDVSAKGAFIGPNGQRVRAVTNELGDEKIDIVDYSEDPARFVSAALSPAKVINVIITDKAGKACRAIVPDYQLSLAIGREGQNARLAARLTGWRIDIQPDTEA; the protein is encoded by the coding sequence ATGGATATCGACATGGCAGCGTTGCGCGCTATCGAGCGTGATCGCGATATTCCGACGGAGTACCTCCTGAAGACACTCGAAGACGCCATTTTGAATGCCTATACCAAGACCGACAACGCGTTGCGCGGTGTGAAGATTGACATCGACCGCAAGACGGGCAAGGTGTCGGTGCTGGCTCCAGAATTCGGCGACGACGACGAGATCATCGGCTACTTCGACGACACCCCGGAAGACTTTGGGCGCGTGGCGGCGTCGACGGCACGCCAGGTCATCACGCAGCGCATCCGCGAGGCCGAAGACGATCAGAAGTTCGGCCACTTCTCGGGCGTGGAAGGCGACATCGTCACCGGTGTTATCCAGCAGGACCGCGACTCGAAGACGGTGCGCGTCGACCTGGGTTCGTTGGAGGCGATCATGCCGTTGGCAGAGCAGTCTCCTGGTGAGGATTACTCGCACGGCCGTCGCTTGCGCGTGTTCATCGTGAGCGTGCGTCGCGATCCATCCGGCCCACAGGTCGTGGTGTCGCGCACGCACCCGAACCTGGTGAAGAAGCTCTTCGCGATGGAGGTTCCGGAGATCGCCGACGGCATCGTCGAGATCAAGGAGATTGCGCGAGAAGCCGGCCACCGTACGAAGATCGCGGTGGTATCGAACAACCCGGACGTCTCAGCCAAGGGTGCCTTCATCGGGCCGAACGGGCAGCGGGTGCGTGCGGTCACCAACGAGTTGGGCGATGAGAAGATCGACATCGTCGACTACTCCGAAGACCCGGCAAGGTTCGTCTCCGCCGCGCTGTCGCCAGCCAAGGTCATCAACGTCATCATCACCGACAAGGCTGGCAAGGCGTGCCGCGCGATCGTGCCCGACTACCAGTTGTCGCTGGCCATCGGGCGCGAAGGGCAGAACGCGCGGCTGGCCGCCAGGCTGACGGGGTGGCGCATCGATATCCAGCCGGACACCGAAGCCTGA
- a CDS encoding YlxR family protein translates to MPQRRCIGCRQSDEQSSLMRLVRRDGVVIEATAPRLDGRGAYLHPACARIVLERKAIPRAFRGAEPSAELEHVLQAMSE, encoded by the coding sequence ATGCCGCAACGTCGATGCATCGGGTGTCGCCAATCCGACGAGCAATCCTCGCTCATGCGGTTGGTGCGGCGCGACGGTGTCGTCATCGAGGCGACGGCCCCCCGGCTGGATGGCCGTGGGGCCTACCTCCATCCGGCATGCGCGCGGATCGTGCTCGAACGTAAGGCCATTCCGAGAGCCTTTCGTGGTGCGGAGCCCAGCGCTGAACTGGAGCATGTGCTGCAAGCGATGTCTGAGTAA